The genomic DNA TTGCGACCAACTAGGGGTGAGTTCCAAATACCTGGATGAGAGGATCAAAACGGTCTTCCTCGACGGGCAGCCGGTGGACGACGTGGACACCGCCATGGTAACGGAAGGATCGACAATAGCCCTGTCCGCCGCGTTGCCGGGGTTTGTTGGGGCGGCGCTTAGGAAAGGCGGCTTTTATTCGCGTATGCGCGCGGAGATAAGCCATTCGGGTAGAGAACGAGCGTCCAAGGCGGCCGAGGGGTTTTTCGTCTTGAAGCTCTACAACTTGGTGTTGCCGGAACTGGGGCCGCATTTTCTTGAGGCAGGCTTTTGGGTAAGCATTGAAGATCTGAACAGTTTTATTTCCGTCCGTTCGACGCGATTCTGGGAGGGATTGAAGAGAGCCGAGATCGACGGGCATCAAGTCGACTCGGGGGCCGTTCGGGATCAGGGGTGGGCAACGGGGCGTCGCGTTGTGTTCCTTGCTGTGAAAGCCTCCTCTGCTGAAGGGGCATAACGCCTCAAACACAACGATTCATTTTGCAAATGCCCGAATGGCGCATTATGCGGTCAAGAAACCAAAACTCCGCATCTTATGCGGGTCGATCGAGAAGCCCCTGGAAACGACTATCTTCGCACGCAGGCCTAAATTTCTAGCCGTTCGTTGCTGTGATGACCTCATAGTGGATCAGGACAATCTGATCGTTGCACAGAATTTGCACAAATTCTCCATGATGTTTTCATGCACGCTCCATCACCGTTGTACATTCACGTGATATGGTAAAGGAGTGAGTCAGCACGGTGAACACTGGGCTGTCAATGTGACGCTTTCCATTTCACTAGGGGAGCAAACTCAACAAGAGCGAATTCATGGACTATGGACGTACCTGCGACACGGAGGAGGATCACCAATGAGAACAAAACGTAATCGAGTAACCAGGATGCTCAGGACGGCTGCAATCTTGGCTTGTATGGTGTTGCCTGTATCCGGAATCGCTGCCGAGCCTTCAGTGAATAAACAATTGCAACCGGCAGCCAAAAAAAGTTCTCTGGGCCTCGACGTAAATCGCAAAGACGAAAGCGGGAAGACGTACCTCATGGACGCTGCCAGGGCAGGAGATCTCGAAGGCGTGAAACTCTTCATCGATGAGGGAGCCGACGTGAATGCCAAGGACAAAAAAGGCGAAACGGTGCTCATGTACGCAGCCAGAGGCGGCCGGCTCGAAGTTGTGAAATTCCTGCTCGACAAAGGCCTCGACGTCAATGCTAGCACCAAAGACGGCTCCACGGTCCTCGCGCACGCTGCCCAAGGGGGAAATCCTGAAGTCGTGAAATTTTTCATCGATAAAGGCTTCGCCGTAAATGACAAGGCTAAAAACGGCTCCACGGCCCTCATGCGGGCTGTCGCGTGGGGAAATCTCGAAGCCGTGAAATTACTGATCGATAACGGGGCCGACGTAAGTGCCAAAGACAAGAAAGGCGGGACCGCCCTGAGCATTGCTTCTGCCAATGGGCGGGCCGAGATTGTCGACTACTTGCAGGCTCGTGTGTTGCCGGTGCCCGCAATTGCCACCGATCCTTCCGTGAGCAAAGAACTGCTGTTAGCAGCCGACAAGGGTTCGCCGGAGCAGATCAAAGCCTTGCTGGTAAAAGGGGGAGACATAAATGCCAAGGACGGAAGCGGTGAAACAGTCCTCCTGAAGGCCGTCAGGCACAGAAATCTGGAAGCTGTGAAGTTCCTCATTGATAAGGGAGCGGACGTGAATGCCCATGACGAACACGGCCGATCGGTGGTCACGGACGCAGTCGAGTGGGAGAATCTTGAAGTCCTGAAACTTATTGTGGAGAGGAACGACGCGGTCCTCGTGGAGGCTGCAGGGAAGGGGCATCTCGAAATTGTGAAGTTCCTCGTCGATAACGGGGCCGACGTCAATGCAAGGGATGAATATGACTGCACCGCCCTCATGGCCGCTGCCCAGACGGGAAATCTCGAAATTATCAAGTTCCTCATTGATAAAGGAGCCGACGTAAGTGTCGAGACCGAAGAAGGCAAGACGGTCCTGACGGAGGTTATCGAGTCGCGAAATCTCGAAGTCCTGAAATTCATCATCGATAGGGGCCTTGATGTGGACGAAGACGGCAGAACGGCCCTCATGGATGCTGCCGGATCCGGAGATCACGAACTCGTGAAACTCCTCATCGAGTTGGGAGCGGCCGTGAATGCAATGTGCCAAAAGGGTCGAACAGCCCTCATTTACGCTGTCGAGTGGGGTAATCTTCAGAACGTAGAACTCCTCATTGAAAAAGGCGCGGATGTGAATGCCAGGACGAAACATGGTGAAACAGCTCTCATGCAAGCCGCGATTAGGGGACGTCTCGAAATCGTGAAGTTCCTAATCGATAAGGGAGCGGATGTGAATGCCCAGAGTGAATATGGCCGGACGGCCCTCATGGCCGCTGCCTGGAGGAAGGGAAATCTCGAAGTCGTGAAACTTCTGATCGAGAATGGGGCCGACGTGAATGCGAAAGGTGAAAATAGCCGGACGGCCCTCATGATCGCTGTCTGGAAGAGAGACCTCGAAATTGTAAAGTTTCTCATCGACAAGGGGACCGACGCGAACGCCAGGGACAAGTACGGTCGAACGGCCCTCAATTCCAAAGACCCAAACGGTGGGGCGCTCCTCAAGGACGCTGCCTCGGGCATAAGCCTCGAGATCGCGAAATTGCTCATCGCTAATGGAGCAGACGTGAATGTCAGGGACGAAAACGGCGAAACGGTCATAATGGAAGCTGCCATGAGGGGAAATCTCGAAGTCGTAAGACTCCTCACGGACAAGAGCGCAGACGTGAAGGCCGAGAACCACAGGGGCCGAACAGTCCTTATGGCCGCTGTCTGGGGGAAAAATCTCGAAGTCCTGAAGTTCCTCATCGATAAGGGAGCTGACGTGAACGCAAAGGGCAACCATGGTCAAACGGTGCTCATGGAGGCTGCCAGGACGAAAGATCTCGAAGTCGTGAAGTTCCTCATCGATTTGGGAGCAGATGTGAAGGCAAAGAGCCAAGACGGTCGAACGGCCCTCATGTACGCTGCCCAGACAGGAAATCTCGAAATTATGAAATCCCTGATCGACAAGGGAGCAGATGTGAGCGCCAAGGACAAACACGGCCAAACGGTCCCGATGTACGGTGCATGGGGCGGACATCTCGAAGGCGTGAAGTTACTGATGGAGAAGGGCGGCGAGGCCAAGGACGCAAGCGGTCGGACGGCTCTTATGGCCGCTGCCGAAAAGGGAAATCTTGAAATGGCGAAATCCCTTATCGATAAGGGCCTCGAAGTGAATGCCAAGGACAATCAAGGGCAAACGCCTCTCATGTGCGCTGCCAGGTCAGGAAAACTCGAAGTCGTAAGACTCCTCATCGATAACGGCGCAGATGTGAATGCCGGAGACAAAAAGGGCGCTCCAGTCCTTGTCTACGCTGTCTGGGGCAGAAACCTCGAAGTCGTGAAGTTCCTGATCGATAAGGGAGCCGACGTGCATGCCACGGACAAGGAAGGCAGACCGGTCATCATATACGCCACCAGTTCGCGAAATCCGGAACTCGTAAAATTCCTCCGCGATAAGGGAGCAGATGTGAATGCCAAGGCCGAAAGCGGCCGAGCGGCCCTCAAGGCCGCTGCTTCGTCCGGAGATCTCGAATCTGTAAAATCGCTCCTTGACAGGGGACTCGATGTGCATACGAAGGACAAGAAAGGCCGAACGCTCCTCATGGACGCTGTCAGCAACTACAAGAATCTCGAGGTCGTGAAATTCCTCGTCGAAAAAGGCCTCGACATAAATGCAAAGGACGAAGAGGGCAGCACAGTCCTCAAGTACGCTTTGTCGGGGAGAGACGTCGAAGTCCTGAGATTCCTCATCGATAAGGGGGCCGACGCGAGTGCCAAGGACGAAAACCGCCAAACGGTTCTTATGGACGCTGCCAGGACCGGAAATCCGAGAATCGTAGAATCCCTCCTCGACAAGGGAACCGACCTAAATGCGAAGGACAAAAATGGCATGACGGCTCTCATGCACGCTGTCTTCGGGAGAGACCCCGCAGTCGTGATGTCCGTGAACTCCCTCCTCGACAAAGGGGCAGACGTGAATGCGAAGGACAAGAACGGCATGACGGCCCTCATGCACGCTCTCTTGCAGAGAGGAAATCCCGGAGTTGTGAAGTCCCTGATCGATAAGGGAGCCGACGTGCATGCCAAGGACAAAGCGAGCCGAACGGTCCTTATGCACGCTACCAGGTCGGAAAATCTCGAGGTGGTAAAACTCCTCATTGACAAGGGCCTCGATGTGAACGCAAAGGACAATAAGGGGGAAACGGTCCTTATGTACGCTGCGAATTGGCGATACCTGCAGTTCGTCGATAACAGCTTCAAACTTACAACGGTCGTCGCTCACACCATTCCGCGAAAAGGCCTGGAGATAGTCAAATTCCTCATCGATCGGGGAGCCGATCTGCATGCCAAAGACAAGAACGGCACGACAGTCCTCATGTGCGCCGCCAAAGGAGAAAACCCCATAGAATTAGTGACATTTCTCCTCAATAAGGGCCTGGACGTGCATCCAAAGGACAATGAGGGCAAAACCGCCCTGATGTACGCTGCCTTGGGGAGAAATCTCGACGTTGTGAAGCTCCTCGTCGATAAGGGCCTCGACATGAATGCCAAGAACAAACAAAGCCAAACGCTCCTCATGTACGCTGCCAGGGGCGCGGCGCTGGAAGTGCTGAAATTCCTGCTTGATAAGGGCCTCGATCTGAATGCAAAGGACGAGAACGGCACAACGGTACTCATGTCTGCTGCCCAGGGTGGACATCCCGAAGTAGTGAAGTTCCTCATTGATAAGGGGGCGGACGTGAGTGCACAGAGCCAAGGCGGCCGGACGGTCCTCATGGATGCTGCCAGATCCGGAAATCTCCAGACCGTGGAATTCCTAGTCGATAAGGGTCTCGACGTTAATGCTTCGCAAAAAAACGGCATGACGGTCCTCATGTACGCTGTCGACGGGGGCGATCTCAGAGTCGTGAAATTCCTCATCGATAAGGGAGCCGACGTGAATGCCAGGACCATACAAGGCCGGACGCTCCTCATGTACGCTGCCAGGAGGGGACATCTCTCAGTTGTGAAGTTCCTCATCGGTAAGGGAGCTGACGTCCACGCCAAAGGCGACATCGGCCAGACGCTCCTCATGTACGCCGCAAGGTCCAGAAATCTCGCAATGGTAAAACTCCTTGTCGACAAAGGCCTCGACGTTAATGCTAAGAACGAAGACGGCTCCACGGCCCTCATGGCCGCTGTCTCGGGGGGAAATCCCGAAGTCGTAAGACTCCTGATCGACAAGGGAGCCCACGTGAATGCGAAGGATGAAAAAGGCCAAACGGCTTTGAGCTTTGCTTATGCCGTAAACAAGCTCGAGGTCGTTGAGTACTTGAAAGCTCATGGCGCAAAGTGATCGGCCCTCTGGCAATCACCCGAATGGCGTGTCATGCGAACCTGCAACGAAGAATCCGCGTGTTATTCGGATCAATCTAACTATTGTTGAGCGGAGATCAAGTGAGCAAAGCTATTTCCCGGTTCGGGGTCGGCGACCTTGTTACTGTAAAGCAAATGCCTCCGGCGGTTAGAGACATGCCTACGGAGACAATAGAAGCTTTTCAAGCGGCTGTTGGAAAGGTGCGACAATGGCGAAGAAAAGAATCCTCCAAGCCATTCTGGCAATTATAGGATCAGTCGCTGTTATCACAGGACTGCTGGGGATACTATTCGGGATCAAGGATGGATTCTATGAGATCAGTTTCAGTCATAATATCCAGGGCAATATCATTCTCGATAGCAACCTGCGCTACTTCAGTGGCTTATGGATGGGTTTGGGCTTAGTAATATTTTGGGTGATTCCTTCCATTGAACAGAAGAAATCTATTTTTCGCCTTATTTCGGGCGTGATATTTATCGGAGGCATTGGCAGAGTTATTTCGATTGTGAGTATGGGAAACCCTTCAACGCCGTTCATCTTATTCACTTTACTGGAATTGTTATTTCCCCTTTTAATCATTTGGCAAAATAAAATATCATCGTCGGAGGCCGGGTTATTAGCAGAACGGGTCGGCATTCTCTGAAGTCTCTTGCATGCTTGATTGGGG from Desulfomonile tiedjei includes the following:
- a CDS encoding ankyrin repeat domain-containing protein, which encodes MRTKRNRVTRMLRTAAILACMVLPVSGIAAEPSVNKQLQPAAKKSSLGLDVNRKDESGKTYLMDAARAGDLEGVKLFIDEGADVNAKDKKGETVLMYAARGGRLEVVKFLLDKGLDVNASTKDGSTVLAHAAQGGNPEVVKFFIDKGFAVNDKAKNGSTALMRAVAWGNLEAVKLLIDNGADVSAKDKKGGTALSIASANGRAEIVDYLQARVLPVPAIATDPSVSKELLLAADKGSPEQIKALLVKGGDINAKDGSGETVLLKAVRHRNLEAVKFLIDKGADVNAHDEHGRSVVTDAVEWENLEVLKLIVERNDAVLVEAAGKGHLEIVKFLVDNGADVNARDEYDCTALMAAAQTGNLEIIKFLIDKGADVSVETEEGKTVLTEVIESRNLEVLKFIIDRGLDVDEDGRTALMDAAGSGDHELVKLLIELGAAVNAMCQKGRTALIYAVEWGNLQNVELLIEKGADVNARTKHGETALMQAAIRGRLEIVKFLIDKGADVNAQSEYGRTALMAAAWRKGNLEVVKLLIENGADVNAKGENSRTALMIAVWKRDLEIVKFLIDKGTDANARDKYGRTALNSKDPNGGALLKDAASGISLEIAKLLIANGADVNVRDENGETVIMEAAMRGNLEVVRLLTDKSADVKAENHRGRTVLMAAVWGKNLEVLKFLIDKGADVNAKGNHGQTVLMEAARTKDLEVVKFLIDLGADVKAKSQDGRTALMYAAQTGNLEIMKSLIDKGADVSAKDKHGQTVPMYGAWGGHLEGVKLLMEKGGEAKDASGRTALMAAAEKGNLEMAKSLIDKGLEVNAKDNQGQTPLMCAARSGKLEVVRLLIDNGADVNAGDKKGAPVLVYAVWGRNLEVVKFLIDKGADVHATDKEGRPVIIYATSSRNPELVKFLRDKGADVNAKAESGRAALKAAASSGDLESVKSLLDRGLDVHTKDKKGRTLLMDAVSNYKNLEVVKFLVEKGLDINAKDEEGSTVLKYALSGRDVEVLRFLIDKGADASAKDENRQTVLMDAARTGNPRIVESLLDKGTDLNAKDKNGMTALMHAVFGRDPAVVMSVNSLLDKGADVNAKDKNGMTALMHALLQRGNPGVVKSLIDKGADVHAKDKASRTVLMHATRSENLEVVKLLIDKGLDVNAKDNKGETVLMYAANWRYLQFVDNSFKLTTVVAHTIPRKGLEIVKFLIDRGADLHAKDKNGTTVLMCAAKGENPIELVTFLLNKGLDVHPKDNEGKTALMYAALGRNLDVVKLLVDKGLDMNAKNKQSQTLLMYAARGAALEVLKFLLDKGLDLNAKDENGTTVLMSAAQGGHPEVVKFLIDKGADVSAQSQGGRTVLMDAARSGNLQTVEFLVDKGLDVNASQKNGMTVLMYAVDGGDLRVVKFLIDKGADVNARTIQGRTLLMYAARRGHLSVVKFLIGKGADVHAKGDIGQTLLMYAARSRNLAMVKLLVDKGLDVNAKNEDGSTALMAAVSGGNPEVVRLLIDKGAHVNAKDEKGQTALSFAYAVNKLEVVEYLKAHGAK
- a CDS encoding DUF4345 domain-containing protein; translated protein: MAKKRILQAILAIIGSVAVITGLLGILFGIKDGFYEISFSHNIQGNIILDSNLRYFSGLWMGLGLVIFWVIPSIEQKKSIFRLISGVIFIGGIGRVISIVSMGNPSTPFILFTLLELLFPLLIIWQNKISSSEAGLLAERVGIL